One Podarcis muralis chromosome 1, rPodMur119.hap1.1, whole genome shotgun sequence genomic window carries:
- the LOC114585127 gene encoding interferon-induced transmembrane protein 5-like — translation MDTSYPREDYLPMSSRKQEPSPTVITVKPPVVPRDYMIWSVFNTIYMNLCCLGFVALAYSVKARDQKVSGDLEAAHRYGSKARCYNVLATVWNVVLPLMLIALVITGVLHLSKLAQESMDFLAYRLFPNDDDKK, via the exons ATGGACACTTCTTATCCCCGTGAAGACTACCTGCCCATGTCTTCCCGTAAGCAGGAACCTTCTCCAACGGTCATCACTGTCAAGCCTCCGGTGGTCCCCCGCGACTATATGATTTGGTCCGTATTCAACACCATCTACATGAACCTGTGTTGCCTTGGCTTTGTCGCCCTTGCTTATTCTGTCAAG GCACGGGATCAGAAGGTGTccggtgacctggaagctgcccaTCGCTACGGCTCCAAAGCCAGGTGCTACAATGTCCTTGCCACAGTGTGGAACGTGGTGCTGCCGCTCATGCTCATTGCTCTGGTGATCACGGGCGTCCTCCACCTCTCCAAGCTGGCTCAGGAGTCCATGGACTTTTTGGCTTACAGACTCTTTCCTAACGATGATGACAAGAAGTGA